The Candidatus Sysuiplasma acidicola genome window below encodes:
- the tgtA gene encoding tRNA guanosine(15) transglycosylase TgtA: MPADFELIERDGMGRICTLRTPHGTVETPTVLPVINPNRNLITAREMRDDFGAQMVITNSYIIAREPELRETALSSGVHGLLHFDGPVMTDSGTFQGHVYGDLGIDADEIMELQRAFGSDVSTVLDVFSEPEFSRERAAEAVKITTERASRSIMLDGGKSIIACTVQGSLYADLREHAAKELSALGAGYAAVGGIVPLMERGMYTDLVNVVIASKKGLHPSLPVHLFGAGHPLIFPIAALMGCDIFDSASYAKYAQDDRMIFPDRTVHLSELEYNPCVCPVCSTHTLKEIKSAEGPGRVDMLARHNLHIIFSEIRLVKQAIREQRLWELAENRARSNPSLFDSYLSLLDQYAFLERYEPLSRESGMSAVDSVSLSRPSVVRFASRLNELRAGDGRRLLLLKGTKPYFSHLDFSLKSEDEDIVVETPFGLMPITLTETYPFAQSSFSVGSSPEQHMLEYMSRFQYSHFRSAEGKWRRRGNTVPDSAYFELIRKVCEYQFGTRRSDALLSGKIEFVRSSNTGKLRSVIRNGKQILFFRTGDGLFSLKIEGAKIIHSRTQAPGMRVICMEDAAGFVSAGKSLFCKFVKEADADIRPGDECIVVDEKDRLLACGRTMMNREEMLSFRRGVAVDVRDYPSSA; this comes from the coding sequence ATGCCAGCGGATTTCGAACTGATTGAAAGAGACGGCATGGGCAGGATTTGCACATTGCGCACGCCACACGGCACTGTGGAGACTCCAACCGTGCTGCCCGTGATCAATCCGAACAGGAACCTGATCACGGCGCGGGAAATGAGGGATGACTTCGGTGCGCAGATGGTGATTACCAATTCCTATATTATCGCCAGGGAACCGGAGCTGCGAGAAACGGCACTCTCTTCTGGCGTGCATGGCCTTCTCCACTTCGACGGACCGGTGATGACTGACAGCGGCACATTTCAGGGTCACGTGTACGGTGATCTGGGCATTGATGCCGATGAGATTATGGAGCTGCAGCGCGCATTCGGAAGCGACGTTTCCACTGTCCTCGACGTCTTTTCCGAACCTGAATTTTCAAGGGAGAGGGCGGCAGAAGCTGTGAAGATCACGACAGAGCGTGCCTCGAGGTCCATCATGCTTGACGGCGGGAAGAGCATTATAGCATGCACAGTGCAGGGCTCCCTTTACGCCGATTTGCGGGAGCATGCGGCGAAAGAGCTCTCTGCACTTGGCGCAGGCTACGCGGCCGTGGGAGGCATAGTGCCGCTGATGGAAAGGGGCATGTACACAGATCTGGTAAATGTTGTGATAGCCTCAAAGAAGGGATTGCATCCGTCGCTCCCCGTACACCTGTTCGGCGCAGGGCATCCGCTGATTTTTCCGATTGCAGCGCTCATGGGATGCGACATATTCGATTCCGCTTCGTACGCGAAATATGCCCAGGACGATAGAATGATTTTTCCCGATCGCACCGTCCATCTGTCGGAGCTGGAGTACAATCCCTGCGTCTGTCCGGTATGCAGCACACATACGCTGAAGGAGATAAAGTCCGCCGAAGGCCCGGGGCGTGTGGACATGCTCGCACGACACAATCTGCACATCATTTTTTCCGAAATCAGGCTCGTGAAGCAGGCGATTCGCGAGCAGCGGCTCTGGGAGCTGGCGGAGAACAGGGCGCGTTCGAACCCGTCGCTGTTCGATTCGTATCTTTCCCTGCTTGACCAGTATGCTTTCCTGGAGCGATACGAACCGCTTTCCAGGGAATCGGGCATGTCTGCTGTCGACAGTGTATCGCTCTCAAGGCCCTCCGTGGTAAGGTTTGCATCGAGGCTGAATGAATTGAGGGCCGGAGATGGGAGGAGGCTGCTCCTGCTCAAAGGAACGAAACCATATTTCTCACATCTCGATTTCTCGTTGAAGTCGGAGGATGAGGACATCGTCGTGGAGACGCCGTTCGGCCTGATGCCGATCACGCTGACCGAAACATACCCGTTTGCGCAATCCTCCTTTTCCGTAGGCTCATCACCAGAGCAGCACATGCTGGAGTACATGAGCAGATTTCAGTACAGCCATTTCAGGAGTGCGGAAGGAAAGTGGAGGCGAAGGGGCAACACTGTTCCGGATTCCGCATACTTCGAGCTGATAAGGAAGGTGTGCGAGTATCAGTTCGGAACAAGACGTTCCGATGCGCTGCTCTCGGGAAAAATAGAGTTCGTTCGCTCATCCAACACGGGAAAACTGCGCTCTGTCATCAGGAACGGCAAACAGATACTCTTCTTCAGAACCGGCGACGGCCTGTTTTCACTGAAAATCGAAGGTGCGAAGATCATTCACTCCCGCACGCAGGCTCCAGGGATGAGGGTCATATGCATGGAGGATGCAGCCGGTTTTGTCTCTGCTGGAAAGAGCCTCTTCTGCAAGTTTGTGAAGGAAGCGGATGCCGATATCCGGCCGGGCGACGAATGTATCGTGGTGGATGAGAAGGACAGGCTTCTCGCATGCGGCAGGACGATGATGAACAGGGAGGAAATGCTTTCATTCAGACGCGGCGTCGCGGTGGATGTCAGGGATTATCCTTCCTCAGCATAG
- a CDS encoding redoxin domain-containing protein, with protein MTELKVGEKVPDFTLPSGIGKKVSLNELVQRGTTVIAFYPGDFSSVCTNEWCSFRDGLKEFESLKAKVVGISGDSHFVHEAFKKANSLNFDLLSDYDHEVSKRYGVYYEEFLGLRGVSKRSVFIVDSKGILRFKWVTEDASKLPDLAQIKTELARVN; from the coding sequence ATGACAGAATTGAAAGTGGGAGAAAAAGTCCCTGATTTCACGCTACCCAGCGGAATAGGTAAGAAAGTGTCCCTGAACGAGCTCGTTCAGCGAGGTACGACCGTCATCGCCTTCTATCCCGGCGATTTCAGTTCCGTATGCACGAACGAGTGGTGCAGCTTCCGCGACGGCCTGAAGGAGTTCGAGTCGCTGAAGGCAAAAGTCGTCGGAATAAGCGGAGACAGTCATTTTGTCCACGAGGCCTTCAAGAAGGCGAATTCGCTGAACTTCGATCTGCTCAGCGACTACGATCATGAAGTGTCGAAGAGATACGGCGTATACTATGAAGAGTTCCTCGGTCTCAGGGGAGTATCAAAGCGATCGGTTTTCATAGTCGACAGCAAAGGTATTCTCAGATTCAAGTGGGTAACCGAGGATGCCTCGAAGCTGCCCGATTTGGCACAGATAAAGACGGAACTGGCACGTGTGAACTGA
- a CDS encoding RlmE family RNA methyltransferase, with product MGRRWMKERKRDYYYLKAKREHYRSRAAFKLMQLQDKFSFMFEGMKCVDLGAAPGGWLQVEKEIAGENGTVVGVDIAPLKELDGVTALRADVTAPSAAEKILGAAGGRVDVVLSDMAPNISGNYDLDHERSVALVMAALGVARLVLARNGNFVAKLFEGRSEKEVVAAVTASFKEVRLSKPVASRKQSSETYVIAMGFRG from the coding sequence CTGGGCAGAAGATGGATGAAGGAGAGGAAGCGTGATTACTATTATCTCAAGGCAAAAAGAGAGCATTACAGGAGCAGGGCGGCATTCAAACTGATGCAGCTTCAGGACAAGTTCAGTTTCATGTTCGAAGGCATGAAATGCGTTGATCTGGGCGCGGCGCCAGGCGGTTGGCTTCAGGTGGAGAAGGAGATAGCCGGCGAGAACGGCACAGTAGTAGGTGTTGACATAGCGCCGTTGAAGGAGCTGGATGGTGTAACAGCACTTCGTGCCGACGTGACCGCTCCCTCCGCCGCAGAAAAAATACTCGGAGCGGCCGGTGGAAGAGTGGACGTTGTGCTCTCAGATATGGCGCCTAACATCAGCGGAAATTACGATCTGGACCATGAACGTTCCGTGGCGCTCGTCATGGCTGCGCTCGGCGTCGCCAGACTCGTGCTGGCACGGAACGGTAATTTTGTAGCCAAGCTGTTTGAAGGCAGGTCAGAGAAGGAAGTCGTAGCGGCCGTGACGGCATCATTCAAAGAGGTGCGCCTGTCCAAGCCTGTTGCCAGCAGGAAACAGAGCTCTGAAACATATGTGATTGCGATGGGTTTCAGAGGTTAA
- the purM gene encoding phosphoribosylformylglycinamidine cyclo-ligase has protein sequence MSISRGAYAMSGVDIDLKSSFISSLVHELKYRRRVNGPAIETGHFTAAVTFGKHLLTLSTDGVGSKLLIARKMNRWDTVGIDCVAMNVNDTICIGAEPIALVDYVATPTIESDIAADLGRGLNRGAKAANVTVVGGEVAVLSSMLNELDLSASCLGVVERSKIITGRGIRAGDEIIGLASSGLHSNGFTLVRMILSEKNISLDEKFGAGKSLGNVLLTPTTIYVRPVLKCVLRGGITGMANITGGGMRNILRLSEKVHFIITDLPKPQRIFSFLSENGGIPDSEMFQTFNMGIGFVIVVGKGQGDETVRCLKRNRLGARIIGHVEKGRGVTLEEYGVHYDHY, from the coding sequence ATGAGCATATCCCGCGGCGCGTACGCCATGTCCGGTGTCGATATAGATCTCAAGAGCAGTTTCATATCATCCCTGGTGCACGAACTGAAATACCGTAGAAGGGTGAACGGTCCGGCCATCGAGACCGGTCACTTCACCGCTGCCGTAACATTCGGAAAGCACCTGCTGACGCTGTCGACCGACGGTGTCGGATCGAAACTGCTGATAGCGCGGAAGATGAACAGGTGGGACACCGTCGGAATCGATTGTGTGGCCATGAATGTGAACGACACGATATGCATAGGCGCGGAACCGATTGCTCTAGTGGATTACGTTGCAACACCGACCATTGAATCAGACATAGCCGCGGATCTCGGACGCGGTCTTAACCGTGGAGCGAAAGCTGCAAACGTCACAGTTGTCGGCGGAGAAGTCGCGGTCCTCAGCAGCATGCTGAATGAACTCGATCTCTCTGCCAGCTGTCTTGGTGTTGTCGAACGCAGTAAAATAATAACGGGCAGGGGCATCAGAGCAGGCGATGAAATAATCGGTCTTGCGAGCAGCGGTCTGCATTCCAACGGCTTTACGCTGGTGAGGATGATTCTCAGTGAGAAGAACATATCACTTGATGAAAAATTCGGGGCTGGCAAATCCCTCGGCAATGTGCTACTCACTCCGACGACGATATATGTGCGGCCGGTGCTCAAATGCGTTTTGCGCGGAGGCATCACCGGTATGGCCAACATCACCGGCGGCGGCATGAGGAATATACTCCGCCTCAGCGAAAAGGTTCATTTCATTATAACCGATTTGCCAAAGCCGCAGCGTATCTTCTCATTCCTTTCGGAAAACGGCGGCATACCTGATAGCGAGATGTTTCAGACGTTCAATATGGGCATCGGGTTCGTCATTGTTGTCGGGAAAGGGCAGGGTGACGAGACAGTCAGATGCCTGAAAAGAAATCGGTTGGGCGCACGCATTATTGGTCATGTTGAGAAAGGCCGGGGTGTGACGCTCGAGGAGTACGGTGTCCATTACGATCATTACTGA
- a CDS encoding amidohydrolase, which produces MSITIITDGPVNAMMPGSITESATSPDSGDLLIYNANLFTGMRYAEAVLIRNGVVECVGDNEMVLLAAGNDDRLVRMNAGGSLVLPGLVDAHMHLLETGTEMIMGQLRNYGSIQHMVGEMRKRCAELPFLISGGWDEENFAERRLPDRHDLDAISRNKPVMLFRFCHHVVSVNSFVIEKCGLEHAADVPGGIIRRDASGVPTGVLLDRAMEAVLDLRRELISSIAEDAVRKATEYALSRGLTTLMPLDSDRLEFKTCRDMAARNELGCRLRLFLSAQDFESFLESRDADMHDDMIRVCGVKLFADGSFGGRTALLSTPYEDDQTTGLRLTDEVDMIRYMVMARERGMMVAAHAIGDRAIEEVLTAAEKAGMKGRDLRLEHAAFTPPSVIGKIDAFRPVMVVQPHFLVGDWWLPDRLGKRCIDCYLFRTFRDMGLMPVGSSDSPVEPLDPWSGILSAVDRGRHAGVRIADMTAGEALDAEAAVLMYTAWAGAASGETGRLGMLEPGSFGDAVMMSEKSIADAIRKPSVMMTAVAGRIRFASGGK; this is translated from the coding sequence GTGTCCATTACGATCATTACTGACGGTCCGGTCAATGCCATGATGCCCGGATCAATCACGGAATCGGCCACTTCACCGGACAGTGGTGACCTGCTGATTTACAACGCGAATCTCTTCACAGGCATGAGATATGCAGAAGCTGTGCTGATTCGAAATGGCGTTGTCGAATGTGTCGGCGACAACGAAATGGTTCTTCTTGCAGCTGGTAACGATGACCGTCTGGTGCGCATGAATGCAGGCGGCAGCCTTGTTCTTCCGGGCCTGGTTGATGCTCACATGCATCTTCTCGAGACCGGCACTGAAATGATAATGGGACAGCTGCGCAATTACGGCTCCATACAGCATATGGTAGGTGAGATGCGGAAGCGATGCGCCGAACTTCCGTTCCTCATATCCGGCGGGTGGGATGAGGAGAATTTCGCCGAGCGCAGATTACCTGACAGACATGATCTGGACGCGATCTCAAGAAACAAGCCTGTCATGCTGTTCAGATTCTGTCACCATGTCGTCTCTGTGAATTCGTTTGTAATAGAGAAGTGCGGACTGGAACATGCCGCAGATGTTCCGGGAGGCATAATCCGGCGCGACGCATCGGGTGTTCCCACAGGGGTGCTCCTTGACAGGGCAATGGAAGCTGTCCTGGATCTGAGAAGAGAACTCATCTCTTCGATTGCAGAAGATGCGGTCAGGAAGGCAACAGAATACGCGCTCTCCAGAGGGTTGACCACGCTGATGCCGCTCGATTCGGACCGCCTGGAGTTTAAAACATGCAGAGATATGGCTGCCAGAAATGAACTTGGGTGCAGACTCCGGCTGTTTCTGTCGGCACAGGATTTCGAGTCCTTCCTTGAAAGCCGGGATGCGGACATGCATGACGATATGATACGCGTGTGCGGTGTGAAACTCTTTGCTGACGGCAGCTTCGGCGGAAGAACAGCACTGCTTTCGACGCCTTATGAGGACGATCAGACCACCGGTCTCCGCCTCACCGATGAAGTTGACATGATCAGGTATATGGTGATGGCCAGGGAAAGGGGAATGATGGTTGCTGCGCACGCAATCGGAGACAGAGCAATAGAGGAGGTGCTGACTGCAGCAGAGAAAGCCGGAATGAAGGGAAGAGATCTGCGCCTTGAACACGCCGCTTTCACTCCACCCAGTGTGATTGGGAAGATTGACGCGTTTCGTCCGGTCATGGTTGTGCAGCCTCACTTCCTTGTCGGAGACTGGTGGCTTCCTGACAGGCTGGGGAAGAGATGCATTGACTGTTATCTCTTCCGGACGTTCAGAGACATGGGACTCATGCCTGTCGGATCAAGCGATTCGCCCGTAGAACCGCTTGATCCATGGAGCGGCATTCTCTCCGCGGTCGACAGGGGAAGGCATGCGGGAGTGCGCATAGCCGATATGACTGCCGGTGAAGCTCTCGACGCGGAGGCTGCTGTGCTGATGTATACCGCTTGGGCAGGCGCCGCTTCCGGCGAAACTGGCAGGCTGGGGATGCTGGAGCCGGGAAGTTTTGGAGACGCCGTCATGATGTCAGAAAAATCAATCGCGGATGCAATACGCAAACCGTCTGTCATGATGACTGCAGTTGCCGGTCGCATCCGTTTCGCATCCGGCGGGAAGTGA
- a CDS encoding acyl-CoA thioesterase → MQTSSKKISDSASSISRVMMPTDANIAGNVFGGTILKMIDEVSGLVALRHCNSNVVTASIEHMDFLYPVHIGDLLTLDAKLTYVGKSSMEVMVNVTAENLLTGDSHHAGDSLVTLVALDRDGHPRPVPRLVLVSDQERKTFAEGEERRKRRTERAIKRESGQKTS, encoded by the coding sequence ATGCAAACCAGTAGCAAGAAGATTTCGGACAGCGCATCAAGCATCTCGCGTGTGATGATGCCGACGGATGCGAACATAGCCGGAAACGTGTTCGGCGGAACAATACTGAAAATGATAGATGAAGTGTCGGGACTCGTTGCTCTCCGTCATTGCAATTCTAATGTTGTGACAGCCTCAATCGAGCACATGGATTTCCTCTATCCAGTGCACATAGGCGATTTGCTTACCCTGGATGCAAAACTGACTTACGTCGGAAAAAGTTCGATGGAGGTGATGGTCAACGTGACGGCCGAGAATCTGCTTACCGGAGACTCGCATCACGCCGGCGACTCTCTAGTAACACTGGTAGCACTGGATCGTGACGGTCATCCAAGGCCCGTCCCGAGACTTGTTCTCGTCAGCGATCAGGAACGTAAGACATTTGCCGAGGGTGAGGAGAGGCGCAAAAGGCGGACAGAACGCGCAATAAAGAGGGAGAGCGGGCAGAAAACCTCCTAG